The Malus domestica chromosome 10, GDT2T_hap1 genome contains a region encoding:
- the LOC139188612 gene encoding uncharacterized protein: MEEAHSGICGAHQSGPKLHFQLKRMGYYWPSMVNDCLEYAKRCQACQFHANFIHQPPEPLHPTATSWPFDAWGLDVVGPIAPKSSTGEAYILAATDYFSKWAEAIPLKEVKKETVVRFIKGHIIH; encoded by the coding sequence atggaagaagcacactcaggaataTGTGGAGCGCACCAGTCCGGaccaaagcttcatttccagctcaaaagaatgggttattactggccaagcatggtaaatGACTGCTTAGAAtacgccaaaaggtgccaagcctgccaatttcatGCTAACTTCATACACCAaccgcctgaaccattacaccccacagctacttcatggccgttcgatgcatggggattggatgtCGTAGGACCAATTGCGCCAAAGTCATCTACAGGGGAGGCTTACATCCTGGCTGCAACGGATTACTTCTCTAAGTGGGCTGAGGCCATACCcctgaaggaagtcaagaaggaaactgtcgtccgtttcatcaagggACATATCATCCATTGA